AGCCATCTCCGGAGCCCTTGGAGCTCCTGTCCCTGATCTTCCTGTTGCTGCCGCAGCCCCCGAATACATGGAGCAGAAAGCCACAATCGACGCCATCTTTGCCCTGGCCCTCGGGCTCTACACATATGTAAACCCTGTTCCGACCATCACAGGAGGCCCAAACCTTGTCAAACTGCTGACCGAGGACTGCCGGGAAGTTACCGGTGGGATCATGAACGTGGAAACAGATGCTGTGAAAGCAGTTGATGGGATAGAACAGCATATCATGGAAAAGAGAAAGAAGCTTGGAATTTGAGAATCAGGATCTGAAAAATTGAAGTCCTGAAAAAAAACGGTCTGAAAAGAAAACCCTTAAAAGAAGAGGTCTAAAAAATTAAGATTTACCCCGACCTCTTTGACTCTCTATTTTCAAGTTATGGTGAACTACCCATCCCTGAAGTAACGGGCTTCTTGCTTCATACCTCGAACTACCGTTCATAAGTCCATCGGCTTTACCCTCTGTTCCAGAGGTGAAGAAAGATCAAATTGGTTCTGATTTCCCTGACCTGGTTACCGCTTAGGAATTCAGTACATAGTATAGGACAGAATAGTATTTAGAGGTTAAAAGATCGCGAAAATAGGGGATGTTGATGGCATTCACCCCGCCACTAAGGACTCGTGGCAAAATAACGTGCGTATATTTTCCAATTGGACCTAATGGTTTTCGGCATCATTCGGACCAATCGAAATTTACTATAAATTCCTACTTTGACAGAAGGATACATTTTTTAATGTATAAATGGGCTTCATGATTCTGTTTTATTCCTTAAATTTAAATTTATATCGGACGTTTATTTATTTTTAACATCTAAGATTTTTATAAACTGTTGTGTGCCGATACAATGCGTTTTTTGTATGAAAATACTGTATTCAAAGCTCTATCGATTCCCCGGGTTCCATGATAATTACTTTCGTATTAACTTTTGTCTCCACGGCTCTTTTGAACTTTTCAGAGTCCTGCTTGATGACATCAAAGGTGTTGTAGTGCATTGGAACAACGATTTTGGGCTGGATGAGTTCCACGGCTTTTACGGCTTCTTTTATACCCATGGTGAACTTGTCTCCGATAGGCAAAAAGGCGATTTCAGGTTCGTAGAGTTCTCCGATAAGTTGCATGTCCCCGAAAACACTCGTATCTCCGGCATGATAAAAGGAATGCCCGCCAATACCTATCACAAACCCTGCAGGGCTGCCTCCGTCGAAACTGAAGCCTGAAGCGTCAATTGAGGAGGAATGAAGCGCATGAGTCATGGTAAGGGT
The Methanosarcina sp. WWM596 DNA segment above includes these coding regions:
- a CDS encoding metal-dependent hydrolase; the protein is MADIKITWLGHAAFLLEAEKKLLIDPFISGNPKAPCSPEDLDPDIIAVTHGHSDHLGDTIEIGARTGCRIISIHEVANYIKSKGVFAEGMNKGGTMEVEGMTLTMTHALHSSSIDASGFSFDGGSPAGFVIGIGGHSFYHAGDTSVFGDMQLIGELYEPEIAFLPIGDKFTMGIKEAVKAVELIQPKIVVPMHYNTFDVIKQDSEKFKRAVETKVNTKVIIMEPGESIEL